The Bos javanicus breed banteng chromosome 18, ARS-OSU_banteng_1.0, whole genome shotgun sequence genome has a segment encoding these proteins:
- the CCER2 gene encoding coiled-coil domain-containing glutamate-rich protein 2 — translation MQRQGSTMLLLLLLPALLALLLGAATAAPLAPRPSKEELTLCLAEVVTEVLTLGQVRRGPCLALLHREMCETEPYGCRSTEDNGLLLGDFKKPEAGKMRSSQEVRDEEEEEEAAERTHKSEVREQAVREQLHSRLHQDHEEEKEEEKKRGPVETLEGLWKKRLEGGRGPQKQVAEQASDEETAQFEAEEKGVQVLGEGRSLWQGVEAGGERREDRHHSRQPEAKPQQEEKEEASDRQGHDVERLEHMSDELKKATEMLREELRRGG, via the exons ATGCAGCGCCAAGGGTCCACCATGCTGCTCTTGCTGTTGCTGCCTGCTCTGCTGGCGCTGCTGCTGGGGGCTG CCACTGCAGCTCCCCTGGCACCCAGACCCTCCAAGGAGGAG CTGACGCTCTGTCTGGCAGAGGTGGTCACAGAAGTGCTGACGCTGGGCCAGGTGAGGCGAGGCCCCTGCCTGGCTCTCCTCCACAGAG AAATGTGTGAGACAGAGCCCTATGGCTGTCGGTCCACTGAAGATAATGGCCTACTGCTTGGGGATTTTAAAAAGCCAGAGGCTGGGAAGATGAGGTCTAGTCAGGAGGTGAGGgacgaggaagaggaggaggaggcagcagaaaGGACCCACAAGTCTGAGGTGCGGGAACAGGCTGTCCGTGAGCAGCTCCACAGCCGGCTCCACCAGGACCacgaagaggagaaagaggaagaaaagaagaggggGCCCGTGGAGACCTTGGAGGGCCTGTGGAAGAAGCGTCTGGAGGGCGGCAGGGGCCCCCAGAAGCAGGTGGCAGAGCAGGCCAGCGATGAGGAGACGGCCCAGTtcgaggcagaggagaagggagtgcaGGTGCTGGGCGAGGGCCGCAGCCTGTGGCAGGGGGTCGAGGCGGGCGGAGAGAGACGTGAGGACCGCCACCACTCCCGCCAGCCAGAAGCCAAGccccagcaggaggagaaggaagaggcttcAGACAGGCAG GGGCACGATGTGGAGCGGCTGGAGCACATGAGCGATGAGCTGAAGAAGGCGACGGAGATGCTGCGAGAGGAGCTCAGGAGGGGGGGCTGA